Proteins from a genomic interval of Paenibacillus sp. FSL R5-0623:
- a CDS encoding S9 family peptidase: MNQRPIMPEDLRHYRWISQPVISPNGQVAYVEQTIDQDKNEYNTQIRGISLDGDEDIALSDGTKDSSPAWSPDGTQLTFIRSVDGGKGLWTLHSDQKEPVMLISPARKILNYIWSPNGQYIAFTSKVQPEDQQKKKADDQQEPPAPVLRGKVFERTTPKAEGAGWWDGQYSHLFVYEIKSGEITQVTSGLWNISAPAWSPDSKQLSFISKQLEDEELDADLLYFTDIYSVQLGESDLFKVTDSSLAISQFSYSSDGQQLILIASDREYGSGSHNSLYAVPVQRGVPRIIAPQLDMQIGNAALGDMKSAGASPSPISDNKHPERGVYVLGTHNGNVDVYSIQEDGACQSVTGAGEKDVYQYTLTSDGTSLVIAALTDEHPGELYRVDIDSGEMFRLTRRNDEFLAELAVNVPLRVEFKSSDGWPLQGWLATPAIRDTDGKLPLILQIHGGPHAMYTGTYSHEMQTLVAQGYAVLWINPRGSMGYGQEFARACCGDFAGGDYRDLMEAVDYALATYDFLDASRLGVAGGSYGGVMTNWIVAHTHRFKAAVTQRCISNWLSMYGTSDIGISYVEGVIGGNPAENAEYLWSRSPLAHAHHIETPLLIMHGEQDYRTPIAQAEELYTTLKRYGKKTKLIRYPGSNHSLLKSGKPSLRIDSFEQVNAWFNQYLGNEEVEQ, encoded by the coding sequence ATGAACCAAAGACCAATTATGCCGGAGGATCTGCGTCATTATCGTTGGATCAGTCAGCCGGTGATTAGTCCTAACGGACAAGTGGCTTATGTGGAACAGACCATAGATCAGGATAAAAACGAATATAACACGCAAATTCGAGGAATTTCGCTCGACGGTGATGAAGATATTGCACTTTCGGATGGAACAAAAGATTCCTCACCTGCTTGGTCGCCGGATGGCACACAGCTCACATTCATTCGCTCAGTGGATGGGGGCAAAGGATTATGGACGCTCCATTCAGATCAAAAAGAGCCTGTCATGCTGATATCTCCCGCACGTAAAATATTGAATTATATCTGGTCGCCGAACGGGCAGTACATTGCGTTTACCAGCAAAGTACAGCCAGAGGACCAACAGAAGAAGAAAGCTGATGACCAACAGGAGCCACCTGCACCTGTGTTGCGAGGTAAGGTCTTTGAGCGTACAACGCCGAAGGCGGAAGGGGCTGGCTGGTGGGATGGTCAATACAGTCATTTGTTTGTATATGAGATCAAAAGCGGGGAAATCACGCAGGTGACTTCCGGGCTATGGAATATCAGTGCTCCGGCGTGGTCGCCAGATAGCAAGCAGCTTTCTTTCATTTCGAAGCAATTAGAGGACGAGGAGCTTGATGCAGATCTGCTGTACTTTACGGATATATACAGCGTTCAATTGGGAGAAAGTGATCTCTTCAAAGTGACAGATTCCAGTCTGGCGATAAGCCAGTTCTCCTATTCGTCCGACGGGCAGCAGCTGATCCTGATCGCCAGTGATCGTGAGTATGGAAGCGGGAGCCACAACAGCTTATACGCTGTCCCCGTTCAGCGGGGTGTACCCAGGATAATTGCACCTCAATTAGATATGCAGATTGGTAACGCGGCGCTTGGAGATATGAAGTCGGCAGGTGCGTCACCTTCTCCTATCTCGGATAATAAGCATCCGGAACGTGGTGTATATGTACTCGGAACACATAACGGGAATGTGGACGTGTACAGTATTCAGGAAGATGGGGCGTGTCAATCCGTTACGGGCGCTGGTGAAAAGGATGTGTATCAGTATACCTTAACGTCAGATGGTACGTCGCTGGTTATCGCTGCGTTGACAGATGAACACCCTGGAGAGTTATATCGCGTGGATATCGACAGTGGTGAAATGTTCAGACTCACCCGCAGAAATGATGAATTCTTGGCTGAATTAGCTGTTAATGTGCCTCTACGTGTAGAGTTTAAGTCTTCCGATGGATGGCCGCTTCAAGGTTGGTTAGCCACACCGGCAATACGCGACACCGATGGGAAACTGCCACTGATTTTGCAGATTCATGGTGGACCCCACGCGATGTATACGGGAACATACAGTCATGAAATGCAGACACTCGTTGCACAAGGTTATGCTGTGCTGTGGATCAATCCTCGCGGAAGTATGGGATACGGTCAGGAGTTTGCCAGAGCTTGCTGTGGCGACTTTGCCGGAGGGGATTACCGGGATCTGATGGAAGCTGTTGATTATGCCCTGGCTACATATGATTTCCTTGATGCTTCACGTCTGGGTGTGGCGGGTGGCAGTTATGGCGGAGTGATGACCAACTGGATTGTAGCGCATACCCATCGTTTCAAGGCGGCTGTAACCCAGCGATGCATCTCCAACTGGTTGTCCATGTATGGAACGAGTGATATCGGAATTTCCTATGTTGAGGGAGTCATTGGTGGTAATCCGGCGGAAAACGCTGAATACCTGTGGTCTCGCTCACCTCTTGCCCATGCACATCACATTGAGACGCCACTTCTGATCATGCACGGAGAGCAGGACTATCGGACACCGATTGCACAAGCGGAGGAATTATATACTACGCTAAAACGATACGGCAAAAAGACCAAACTGATTCGTTATCCGGGTTCCAACCACAGTTTACTCAAAAGCGGTAAACCTTCACTTCGGATCGATAGCTTCGAACAGGTGAATGCCTGGTTCAATCAGTATCTCGGGAATGAGGAGGTCGAGCAATGA
- a CDS encoding Asp23/Gls24 family envelope stress response protein, giving the protein MSIQNVLGKIQISDDVISKIVGKIANTTSEISSMSTGLIEGVTKKWSGKSLQNGIDIRKVESRLEINVKVVVCYGTKVHEVCRELQNNVRLHVEQLTGLTIDTVNVIVEGLSFNQPAAKL; this is encoded by the coding sequence ATGTCCATTCAAAATGTTCTGGGAAAAATTCAAATATCGGATGATGTGATCTCCAAAATTGTCGGCAAGATCGCGAATACTACCAGTGAGATTTCCTCCATGTCGACAGGACTTATAGAAGGGGTCACCAAAAAGTGGAGCGGGAAAAGTCTGCAAAATGGCATAGATATCCGCAAGGTAGAATCAAGATTGGAGATAAACGTAAAGGTTGTCGTTTGTTATGGAACAAAAGTGCATGAAGTCTGCAGGGAATTGCAAAACAATGTGAGATTACATGTGGAACAGCTGACCGGGTTAACCATTGATACGGTGAATGTGATCGTTGAGGGGTTATCATTTAACCAACCTGCTGCCAAGCTTTAA
- a CDS encoding GNAT family N-acetyltransferase translates to MNKISITKASPQSLVGGQLNQMALEYMAYSLAGTKDKGIIEKTFNKLWRSNQNRFSHQYAYEAKMGNQTLGMIMCYPATIMNKLALPTFSKLFELRKWSLIKYNLQHWKEFYSMVTLKEAENDEYHIGTLATLPESRGLGVGTQLIHFAEEQAITQGLSKSSLTVKKENLLAIKLYERLGYQSVGEINKPSLSLYRMSKKLV, encoded by the coding sequence ATGAATAAGATTTCCATAACAAAAGCCAGTCCACAATCATTAGTCGGCGGGCAACTAAATCAGATGGCACTTGAATATATGGCCTATTCGCTTGCAGGTACCAAGGATAAAGGCATTATAGAAAAAACATTTAACAAGTTATGGCGTTCGAATCAGAACCGATTCAGTCACCAATATGCTTATGAAGCTAAAATGGGTAACCAAACGCTGGGCATGATCATGTGTTATCCGGCCACTATAATGAACAAACTTGCTTTACCAACGTTCTCCAAACTGTTTGAACTTCGTAAATGGAGCTTGATTAAGTATAATCTCCAACACTGGAAAGAGTTCTACTCCATGGTGACATTAAAAGAAGCGGAGAACGACGAGTACCACATCGGGACACTGGCTACGTTGCCTGAAAGCAGAGGACTTGGTGTAGGGACACAGCTCATTCATTTTGCTGAGGAGCAAGCTATAACACAAGGTCTGTCCAAATCTTCACTTACAGTTAAAAAGGAAAATCTACTAGCTATTAAACTCTACGAGCGTTTGGGATACCAAAGTGTAGGGGAAATCAATAAACCTTCGTTATCCCTGTATAGGATGTCCAAAAAACTGGTGTAA
- a CDS encoding pentapeptide repeat-containing protein produces MYQYKDQEYEAVHFEGRDLRYGELISCVFKQCTFMNASMEEIETSNCRFIECDFKGASMNGSIHTESAFENCTFGGANLFASKFSSCKMTGSDFSGAQMDGITLSQGDWSYTNLRHTRLGKQDLRGIRFFEADFTDTDFTKADLRECDLTRVVLSRAKLQGADLRGANLEGIDLKSLDIKGVRLDREQAVLFVRSYGAKVD; encoded by the coding sequence GTGTATCAATATAAGGATCAGGAATATGAAGCAGTACATTTTGAGGGACGTGATCTGCGCTATGGAGAACTTATAAGTTGTGTTTTCAAGCAGTGTACATTTATGAACGCTTCTATGGAAGAAATCGAAACGAGTAACTGTCGTTTTATTGAGTGTGACTTCAAAGGGGCTTCCATGAATGGTTCGATTCATACGGAATCGGCTTTTGAAAACTGCACCTTCGGTGGTGCGAATCTCTTTGCTTCCAAATTCAGCTCCTGCAAGATGACAGGTTCAGACTTTTCAGGTGCGCAAATGGATGGCATTACCCTGAGTCAGGGCGATTGGTCCTATACAAATCTGAGACATACACGTTTGGGGAAACAGGATCTGCGAGGAATTCGTTTCTTTGAGGCTGACTTTACGGACACGGATTTCACCAAAGCGGATTTGAGAGAATGTGATCTTACCCGAGTTGTATTAAGCAGAGCCAAGCTGCAAGGAGCCGATCTTAGAGGGGCTAACCTGGAAGGCATCGATCTGAAATCACTCGATATCAAAGGCGTACGTTTGGATCGCGAACAAGCCGTTCTGTTTGTACGCTCGTATGGTGCGAAAGTAGATTGA